gggataggtggaaagtaccaattttacccttagaatagtttgagaagcttttgatggcttaagggtattttggtcatttggggttttggatatatataactTAGGAGGGCTGTAGAAGAACAGAATAAAACAGAGCCATTTCTTCTCCCTTCACGTACACAATTTCCTCCATTAtctcccttggtgttcttgaggccatcttgaggttttgagctaggaatTCAAAGGGCTGAAGTTGTGGACCTGGTTTAGCTATTAAGGAAGGTTCAAactggtttcaaggtgagttttagtcacttgtttcaggttatgctctgtttgATCTTCAAATTCTCAGCCTTTGATTCTTGATGGAAGTAtggatttaaaggggttttgattgatggtatgattgggttttgatgagagtgagctaagggtgttatttgggggtttaattatatgtttggaggaggtttagggatggtttgagggactggttCGAGAGGAAAGAACGCAGGgggaaaaactggttcgtgtgtggtcggttgctggtctgggctgagcgccgcggcgcagcaggggtgcgccgcggcccttggcgtctggcagagggagagccctctctgtttgagggcgcgctgcggcgcagcaggggagggccgcgacccttaaggccattttgaccaaaaacatgtttttaagcttggggattcaagccataggcctcggggttgtacctagtacccggttaagtggggattgatgtcccggaggctagatattgatatgggaacttatgttgattatttttattaatgatactttatatttggttatgactaggtgaccgctaaaggactaaaagttgatcgttctcaagggttgttcttttaatcattctagctcgactttgaggtaagaaaactgcaccctgtgtatatgtgacatgcatggctattatgatgcatgttggttgattactgagtatgacatgcgtggttattattggtgcatgtcggttgattattatgtgtgacatgcatggctattcttgatgcatgttggttgactattaaacatgacatgcatggctgttattggtgcatgttggattgttgaatatattgcatatgatgcataagaaacatgtgattaggacatgctttgtatactgggtgtgatatcgttcagagcttgagcctctgtgttaatgcatagtcctatttgtactaatatctgttaagtaagcatgctgaataccttgtttatggatattggacgtgtgatatatgtttggtggcatggcttacctgtgtatggcgctgacttattagtcagaatcgacaatggtgtcagatccgtctgtgaagctgtaacttattagttaagttcaccacgggttgtgcactggtcgtgttttaccgacccaagggtcagaggtggcagtgcgttgtgaacgccgggccaaataaagattagatctaatcgaggtcggcattgaatgactcatatggggtattaatgctggagcgaccggaaggtcaatgagaactataagcgcttgcctggtctaagaccagatgatttcagccaaggtatatgaccctggtgaccgtttgtcacatggctaaggggcgttgtccatagtttcgactctagagtcgtgaggaaggttatgttggtgactaatcaccttgcacctgtcctaatcaaacttaagaaagaatcacttatcggttaagccctggtgaccctatcgtcacatggctagagggagcgatgctcattattgtgacttttggctattgtcacatattggcttggactgatagtcccgaatggttattatgatcgttgttgatattatatcatgctctattgtgttttcttgctgggctttggctcacgggtgctacgtggtgcaggtaaaggcaagagcaagctagaccatccttgagttggagagcttaggtgatgacgtgtacatatgcagctgctcgtccgccacggccgaggtttaaagtggaactagggttgaaccctgttttgccgcttagaacggcctgttgtaaatattttatgtaatagactctgaaattatattttcgggatcccactgtatatattaaacgttctagtgaaacgttacatcttaaccaaagtttttaatccctaaaccgctaatcatacttagttcacgattttggccaaacgactcggttagcgagtttagcactgtttacaaggcacaccgtaacggtccctggagtttggggagttacaattactagcataattaggatcatgcataaacacagaggctcaagctctgaacaatctcatattcaatattcatagcatgccctaatcacatgtctctcgtgcaacacatgcatcacatttaatcacttgacatgcctcaacaataaccatgcatgtcacatttaaacatccaacatgcattaagaataaccatgcatgtcacatacatagggtgcagttttcttacctttggtccaagcacaggttaccaataaacaagccataagcacgatcctgatttcaAGCCCCTattgataacctagtcacaaccataatataaaacctcatcaaaatgagtaaataaatacttccaaacccaacccaagcctccgggatgtcgaatcccactcaactaggtagtaggatcgatcccagaccctcagagttaagttcccatcacaaaaacacaaatCTGccatttttttcccttaagggtcgcggccctccatggaccatgccgcggcctgcccccctggcagatcctcctccacctttagcaagctagggccgcggcccaacctcgcaccagccacttttcctCGTTTtgaaccttttaaaaccttccaaaaacccatccaaacatctccaaactcaaaaatcaaagttcccaaacatccccatgatccaaaacccataaaacccaagcttcaattcaaccaaaaactcatcaaaacacaaagtccagttcaagcttaaaaactttaaaaacttagaacttaaaacttgaattacctctgattgagttgtttcccaactaaatcctccagctaataagcttctaatctttcctatgatcgctatgcctcgatcctcacttgaatccgagtcctagaactcaagtttccttcgaaaatgcgatcgggagacgaaaaaggaacttagagggagagagaacgttctttttatttcttaaaaggttacttcaagcttaagtagcctcaaacaaatcctaatgctcggggtcccgaaaacacccccggggacaaaataatcaaaacctccataatttccccctgatcatACTAACTCCCaacttatcatcaaatatttattcccattacccaataacccggtaatgctctaaataccccttgactcactccgagtcaagcataaatcccgttgtgattttccactagcttacctcctaggatcatcttgtgctgagtaaccctagcataactaaataataataaggcaccacacacatatcacatatatgccaaatatgcccgaaatggccaaattatgaaaataacccaattaatcagaaatgggttcacatgcatatttaatacacctaaacatgcatataatcatttaataacataataaatcaattatggccctcccggcctcctaatcaaggtcctaaaccttattaggaaatttggggcattacaaagatTGTTCTCGAAGAAATTCTCATTTATTGAATGTGTGACTACCAAGCAATAAATCCTCCAAATTTTGTTGACTGTGTGACAACTAAGAAGATTTGCTTGATTCACAAAAACGAATATGGACATGATTATGTGCTCGATTATCAAACAGATTTTGCCATTAATGGTGAAATCAAATACATTGTTCCCCCTTGAAGGCTATATATAGAAGACTTCACCTCATTGTTTCTCACACCATTCGAAAACCATTCTTTCAATTTTAGAAAATTCTCCTTTCCTTCTCTTGTTCGAAATTCTCTTGCTTTGATTTTAGGTTGAAGCTCTTTCTGAGTTCATACCATTTGGTGTCAAAGCTCTCTTAGTCCTTAGTCAGAAGTTGGTGGTGCTTTTAGATGTTGGTTAGTTCGTTGGGAGTAGAAGCAAATGTGCTTAATTGGGGCTCATAGAATATTTTATCCTGGGAGACAAATGTCCTAAGAATCCTCTAGCACCCAGTGAGGAGGTGTAATTGTTTTAAGGAGATAGTATGATACACTAGACTTGATTTTGACTACAAAAGTGGTATTTATATTAGACACATTATTTTGTAGCTATTAATATTGATAATATTATagttcattttcttatttattttcacaatATATGTCtatgtttgtttaattattttctttaataAGCAATATGACATGCATATTTCCTAACAACTCTCACTAAAGTTTATGTCGAAGCTCCCACCGAAGTTCCTGCCAAAGTTCTTGAAGATGCCATTAGTTGCAACCATGGTTTGTCTGCTGCTTCGGCAATGAATGACGCTAAAGCTATGTACTTTTAGTTCGTGAGGTTGGCTTGTCGCATGAACCTTGGTTAATTTAGTGCAAGTcgtaaatttgaaaaaaaaaaacttatacaaatatatatgttGATTGACTTTTTCGTCAActactaaatcaataaaaaacTTAAAGAATCAAAATAACCAAATAccaggttttacgtggttcaggctattaattagccctagtccacgagtcacttgtattaagAAAAGAACTTGCAAGATTCACATTCTCTTTTCACTCAGGCAACGTTTTTGCTCACTTTGAAAATGTTCGAATCATTTTACAAGACTctaaccctatttataggcgGCTGAGGGGATTAAGCTCCATAATGGGAGCTGATTACAAATGATTGTCCTCATTATGGAATTAGTTATTACACAAATGAAGATTTCCTACATTAAATAGGTTGGTGGGCATTTTTTGGTATTCTACCTAAAATACCCccatctcttctctcttctcactttTCTCTTCCCTCTCTTTTTTcagttcactctctctcacctcacgacGCCACCAACACCACCATCACACTAAATGATGCATTTCCAACTAatttgggcatgatttttgagtttttttttttgcaatttttttcacatctaaaactctaaaatctgtagaaaatcgagcttgctcgatggtgttcgatgagACCTCCAAAattaagattttcatgaaaaaatgactttgctcgatgatTCTCGATCCGATTCTTGCAAGAGATATAATTTTTCACTTAGGTGTTGATGGTAGTGTTGtggtgaggtgagagagagtaaACCGAAACAGAAAGAAGAGATAAGGATAATTTTAGTAGAGTGCCAAAAAGtagcattatttaaaaaaaattaatatgcctATCGTATATTTTAATTAGCACCCTCTATTAAGCCTAAAAATTGAAATTGCCCTTAAATACTCAAATATTGtgtaataatatttataaaaaaaattgggtgataaaataataatattttttcaatctcatttttttttatcgTCTAAAGAACATTTCCATTCAAAAAAacgatatgtatatatttttgggACACGAGTGtataatattttacaaaaaagaattttaaatattaaattataataatttattatatgtcatatatatccttcgAGTCTCGACCTTGCTTCCTCTTCTTCCATCGCTACAACCCAGAAGAAGACGACGACGAAGAAGAAGATACAATTTGCCGGCGGTGGCTGACGACTGATAACCCCGACGGACCTCTTCACCTTCGTCTTTACCTCTCTCTTGCCTTAGAACACAACCTCTCAGCCAAGGACCATAAATTTGGATCCCAAACTTCAACTAATTTGTCCCTAAAATTAACCTAGGGTTTCATTGTTTTCTCTCTGAACACTCATCACTAACCCTCTCGATCGTCGCCTTCAGCTGTCTGTGGTAATAATCCCCccccttttttttctttattgCGTTACTGTGTTGTGCTGTGATGATGATAAATTTTGAGGGTGGTAATATGAAATTTGAATATTACTACGGCACTAAGTTTAATCATATAAATTGGTTCTTGTTTGTTGAAAAGATAttctatttcaatttttttttgctGTAATGGATGTTGAATGGGTTTCAAATATTGGTTCTTGTTTTGTTTGGATTTTATTACTCGCTCGCTATTGGGTTTTAATTTATGCTAGGATTTTGGTGAACTGTGTTCTGTTCTTATGATATCATCGACATCAGGTTGTTtctttttgtgtgtgtgtgtgtgtttttcaGATAATTTTAGCCAAAGGGTTGGATTTTTTAACTGCAAAGTTTTTCGTTTCGTTGGTTTTCTGAGAGGGTAGTAGTGTCTGCAGAAATTGATGTGATAATAATACATGCGAAAGCAGAATATTAGGGGACAATGGCTGTTCAGGCTCCTGCTAAAATGAATCTGGTTGAAGATTTTGATGATGATGACAAACCTTTAACTTTTAAGAGGAGTGTTCCAACATCCAAACAGAACCAATTGAATTCAGAGGTAAAGAGACCTTTATCACAGAGGCCCGATGGACTGTCAGCAAGACCGGTTTCGGGCAGAGTCGGTCTGAATGGCCTAAACTCCAGTTCGCAAAAGGGTAAGGTGGTTCAATCAATTAAGGGACCATCAGTGGTGAAATCCCCCATTGGCAGTCCAAAAGCTTCAACTGTAAGGACCACACCAATGAAGTCTCCAGTAACAAATTCAGTATCATCTAGTTCATTAGTTGGCCAATCTAAATCTTCGTCCGAAAGAAACAAGTCTAGTGTTGTTAAGGAAGAAAGAAGTTCTGCCAAACAACCTATAAAATCCGAGGATCATTCTGATGATTCAGATGATAATGTACCTTTAAGTGTAAGACTCAATGGGAGCACAAGCCAGGGCAATAAGGGTCTTAGAAAACCAATGACTGGACTGCCAACGACAAAGAGTATTGTGAAAAAACCTCCAGACGACTCGGATGATGAACCTTTGTCAAATAGGTTTCAGGCGAAACCCAAAGCAGGAACATCAGGTAGTAAGCCCAATGATTGCAGTGATAAGAAGCCACTGTTGAGTACTAGTAAACAGAATGGTTCCACCACAACAGATGGGAAAAAACCTTTAAACTCTAGTATGAAGAGACCTTTGGATAGGGAAAAGTCAGATAATTCTTCGGTTAAAAAGCCAAAACTTTCAGATTCACCTGCACTGGTGAAAAATAAGCAGGTATCAGTCAAGGCCGAATCCAAGGTAGATGATGACGATGATGATCATGTTCCAATTTCCCAAAGAATCAAGAAGACACCTGTCTCAAATAATAACACATCAACCTCAAGGCAAAAGGTCACAAAAACCATTTCTTCATCATTCAAGAAAAATACGAAGTTTAAAAAGGTAGTGAAAAACTCAAAATATTCCAAGTCAACTAAGTGGTCTCCTAGCTCTGGTGATGGCCAGAAAAAATGGACTACCTTGGAACACAATGGTGTTATTTTCCCCCCTGCCTACCAACCTCATGGGGTAAAGATGCTTTACAACGGAAAGCCAGTTGTCTTAACTCCTGCACAGGAGGAGGTGGGTTCTTCCAACCCCTTTTTAACATAGCTTTTATTCACATTTTTATATTTCAGTGTCTtgaattattgtttttattttcttttatctgTTATTTCTGTCTTTTACTAAATTTACTTTTGAATTGTCCTCTGTGCAGGTTGCAACAATGTTTGCAGTGATGAAAGACACAGAATACGCACTTAAAGAAGTATTTAGAGAGAATTTCTGGAATGATTGGCGAAAGTTACTGGGCAAAAACCATGTAATTCAGAAATTGGACTTTTGTGATTTTACTCCAATATATGATTGGTACCAAaatgagaaggagaagaagaaacaaATGAGTTCAGATGTAAGTTTTGTGACTTGTATAATGCTTTCACATGTTAACTATAAAAGTTGATTGGATCTATCATTTTTTGTTCTTGTTAGTTATCACCGAGGTTCCAATTAACACTTTTTATTGGCTGTGGCTCCCTTAAATAGGGATGCTCCTGTTATAGATTTTGAAAATGTGAAAATACTATTGATGCAGGAGAAaaaagccttgaaggaggagAAACTGAAACAAGAGGAAAAATACATGTGGGCTATTGTTGATGGTGTTAAAGAGAAGGTTAACTCTTTTTTCAACTCTTTTGGGTGGGGGTAATGAGTTGCACGAATGTTGTTGCTTCTAATCTAATGGGTTATGGGGCTCTAAAACATATATAGGAGGTTTCTTGTTTGATCTCCTTCATCTATTAGTTCAGCTGCATGCTTGAAGGGTTTTAAGAGACAACGCGTTTGATCTTATTTGCAATTTCAGGTTGGTAATTTCAGAGTTGAACCACCTGGATTATTCCGAGGTCGTGGGGAGCATCCAAAGGTTTGTTCATAGTTTTTGCACATACAATAGACAGTGTAAACTTGTCTTGGTTATGCACTTTTATATTGAGGTTTTCGCACCAATACTTAAGCTTATTACTTCCTTTTGCATTTAATTGTGGTTTCAGTCTGGAAAGCTGAAAAGACGAATTCGTCCAATTGATGTCACTATAAATATAGGAAAAGATGCTCCAGTTCCAGAATGCCCCATCGCTGGTGAAAGGTTTTGCTTCTCATTATTTtgcttctttttatttttctctctctGTTGGCATTTTTCATATTCAATGATTTGATTTTTGGCAGGTGGAAAGAAGTAAGGCATGACAACACTGTAACGTGGTTAGCTTTCTGGAATGATCCTATCAATCCGAAAGAATTCAAATATGTGTTTCTGGCGGCTAGTAGCTCTTTAAAGGGACAAAGTGACAAGGAAAAATATGAGAAAGCAAGGATGCTGAAGGTACTTATTTAGAAAATGTTGCAAAAGGTTTGGTCAGTGAACATTGGGGTAATTTGGGATACGATAGGATCATAGAGTTTTCGTTTGCTTAACTGTCAAATTTCCTGTTTCTCTCGAGTGCAGGGTTATATACAGAATATACGTACTGCATACACAAAGGACTTTACAAGCAAAGATGTGACGAAGAGACAAATAGCAGTTGCTACCTATCTGATTGATAAACTTGCTCTGAGGGCTGGGAATGAAAAGGTCGGACAACCAGTCCAATTTTTATCATTTACACAGCTAGATTTGTAATTCTTTCTAATTGAACTTTTTTGATATGATCAATGGCATAATAGTGCTACTGGTTACTAGAGGAGTTAGCTGGGACAAAGAGCCACACATGACAGTTCTTCAGTTAACTCTTTTGTCATAGTTTATTTGTGCCCTTTTTAAACGGAAAAGAAATATGAAACGTGTTTCTGTTATATTTGCATCATTTAAGTAGCTCAACATGTTTCTCTACATTATCTTTAAGTTCCCCAGCAGTTAAATGAAGGCATCATTGACATTATGAACCCATGTCCTGCAGGATGATGATGAAGCGGATACCGTTGGTTGTTGCACATTGAAAGTAGAGAATGTAAAACCAATACCCCCCAACAAGTTGGAGGTATTGCAGTTTAAGTTTTTGTTgagtttattattttatataattttaacatGTGAAACTGTTATTAATATTTGCTTGGACCAGCAATATGTAGTTAACTCTTATTTTTCTGACATGCAGTTTAACTTCCTTGGTAAAGATTCAATCAGATATGAAAACACTGTTGAAGTTGAGCTTCCTGTTTACAAAGCAATTATGCAGTTTCAAACTGGTAGGTATTGTTTTTGTTTGCTGTTAACAAGTGTTGCACACATCTTTCTTTAATCTGTAAGGGAGTCAGATAACAATCTTTTATTTGTTACCTCAGGAAAAAAGGGGAGTGATGATCTTTTTGACTTGTTGGATACCAGTAAACTGAATGCTCATCTTAAGGAGCTCATGCCTGGACTTACAGCAAAAGTTTTCCGTACTTATAATGCTTCGATTACCTTGGATGATATGGTTAGATGGTTcctttctcttattttttcttttattttaatgcGCTGCTAGATATGGTTCATTTTTCTGTTTTCCCCTTACGTTAGCTGTGTTCATACTTTTTCATATTCTGTAGTAATAGTACTTTATGCTGTTCTCTGGTAAATCTCATGACTCGTGTA
The genomic region above belongs to Humulus lupulus chromosome 1, drHumLupu1.1, whole genome shotgun sequence and contains:
- the LOC133810550 gene encoding DNA topoisomerase 1 alpha-like isoform X1 — protein: MAVQAPAKMNLVEDFDDDDKPLTFKRSVPTSKQNQLNSEVKRPLSQRPDGLSARPVSGRVGLNGLNSSSQKGKVVQSIKGPSVVKSPIGSPKASTVRTTPMKSPVTNSVSSSSLVGQSKSSSERNKSSVVKEERSSAKQPIKSEDHSDDSDDNVPLSVRLNGSTSQGNKGLRKPMTGLPTTKSIVKKPPDDSDDEPLSNRFQAKPKAGTSGSKPNDCSDKKPLLSTSKQNGSTTTDGKKPLNSSMKRPLDREKSDNSSVKKPKLSDSPALVKNKQVSVKAESKVDDDDDDHVPISQRIKKTPVSNNNTSTSRQKVTKTISSSFKKNTKFKKVVKNSKYSKSTKWSPSSGDGQKKWTTLEHNGVIFPPAYQPHGVKMLYNGKPVVLTPAQEEVATMFAVMKDTEYALKEVFRENFWNDWRKLLGKNHVIQKLDFCDFTPIYDWYQNEKEKKKQMSSDEKKALKEEKLKQEEKYMWAIVDGVKEKVGNFRVEPPGLFRGRGEHPKSGKLKRRIRPIDVTINIGKDAPVPECPIAGERWKEVRHDNTVTWLAFWNDPINPKEFKYVFLAASSSLKGQSDKEKYEKARMLKGYIQNIRTAYTKDFTSKDVTKRQIAVATYLIDKLALRAGNEKDDDEADTVGCCTLKVENVKPIPPNKLEFNFLGKDSIRYENTVEVELPVYKAIMQFQTGKKGSDDLFDLLDTSKLNAHLKELMPGLTAKVFRTYNASITLDDMLSQETKDGDLEEKKTVYNTANKQVAIICNHQRTISKSHEAQMSRLMEKIRELEDVLKELKVDLDRAKKGKPPLKDAEGKTKRNLNPEALEKKIAQTNTKIEKIKRDMHNKEDTKTVALGTSKINYLDPRITVAWCKRHEVPIEKIFNKSLLAKFAWAMDVDPDFRF
- the LOC133810550 gene encoding DNA topoisomerase 1 beta-like isoform X2, giving the protein MWAIVDGVKEKVGNFRVEPPGLFRGRGEHPKSGKLKRRIRPIDVTINIGKDAPVPECPIAGERWKEVRHDNTVTWLAFWNDPINPKEFKYVFLAASSSLKGQSDKEKYEKARMLKGYIQNIRTAYTKDFTSKDVTKRQIAVATYLIDKLALRAGNEKDDDEADTVGCCTLKVENVKPIPPNKLEFNFLGKDSIRYENTVEVELPVYKAIMQFQTGKKGSDDLFDLLDTSKLNAHLKELMPGLTAKVFRTYNASITLDDMLSQETKDGDLEEKKTVYNTANKQVAIICNHQRTISKSHEAQMSRLMEKIRELEDVLKELKVDLDRAKKGKPPLKDAEGKTKRNLNPEALEKKIAQTNTKIEKIKRDMHNKEDTKTVALGTSKINYLDPRITVAWCKRHEVPIEKIFNKSLLAKFAWAMDVDPDFRF